One Dictyoglomus turgidum DSM 6724 DNA window includes the following coding sequences:
- a CDS encoding radical SAM protein gives MVIKEITCKTAISKCGFPSGGWAINPYVGCAHGCLYCYARFMKRFTKHTEGWGEFVDIRVNMPEVLKKEIKREKYKNGNINIGTVTDPYQPLEEKYEITRKILEILSEYPYPLSILTKSDLVLRDIDLIKKFKNIDVNITLNTLDEDWKRVVEPNSPSIERRIYTIERLKQENIKVYVMMGPFWPFFSDAEELIKTFKVLGIEEIYTESFNTRGGTFSEIERLMSQHYPNLLPRMKEILFDKENFNNFYSLVKENLLELAKQYNIKINIYFGRGHAKFHSL, from the coding sequence ATGGTTATTAAAGAAATAACTTGCAAAACTGCAATATCAAAATGTGGATTTCCCAGTGGAGGATGGGCAATAAATCCCTATGTAGGATGTGCTCATGGATGTCTTTATTGCTATGCAAGATTTATGAAAAGATTCACAAAACATACAGAAGGATGGGGAGAGTTTGTAGATATAAGGGTAAATATGCCTGAAGTCCTTAAAAAGGAAATAAAGAGAGAAAAATACAAAAACGGTAATATAAATATAGGAACTGTAACTGACCCTTATCAGCCATTAGAAGAAAAATATGAGATTACAAGAAAAATCCTTGAAATACTTTCAGAATATCCTTATCCTCTTAGTATATTAACAAAATCTGATCTTGTCTTAAGAGACATTGACCTCATTAAAAAATTTAAAAATATTGATGTAAATATAACTTTGAATACCCTTGATGAGGATTGGAAAAGGGTTGTAGAGCCAAACTCTCCCTCCATAGAGAGGAGAATATATACTATAGAAAGACTAAAACAGGAAAATATAAAAGTATATGTGATGATGGGACCTTTTTGGCCATTCTTTTCTGATGCGGAAGAACTTATAAAAACCTTTAAAGTTCTTGGTATAGAAGAAATCTACACAGAAAGTTTTAATACCCGAGGCGGAACATTTTCCGAGATAGAAAGGTTAATGTCCCAACATTATCCTAACCTTCTTCCAAGAATGAAGGAAATACTCTTCGATAAGGAAAATTTTAATAATTTTTATTCCCTTGTAAAAGAAAATTTATTAGAATTAGCTAAACAGTATAATATTAAAATAAACATATACTTTGGAAGAGGGCATGCTAAGTTTCATTCATTGTAA
- a CDS encoding glycoside hydrolase family 3 protein, whose product MNIEGKVKELVSRLTLEEKIKLLPTRQAEIPRLNIHEFYIGGEAAHGVAWLGKATVFPQPIGLSSSFDRDLMRKIGEVVSQEARAYYYMRGKIGGLMLWAPTVDMGRDPRWGRTEECYGEDPFLASEMAGAYIQSMQGEDPVYLKTAMTPKHFFANNNEKDRDKFSANIDPRNMYEYYLEVFRRVIEKYKAQCIMTAYNAVNGIPCIINPIVKEVVKEKFGLEGCVVTDAADFSQTVTSHKTFENHYETLAYALKAGIDAFTDDPNLVIESAWQALEKGLITEEDIDKAISNSLKVRFRLGEFDEEISKKFYVPPTKICDKEHSQLSYLAELKSVVLLKNENKFLPIKKDKINKIAVIGPLAHKNYNDWYSGTYPYKVSILQGIINRLYDKEILYHDSYDTVAIKSAKSNRYLRVIESEISPIWAISDKITERESFKYIDWGWGKKSLQGLANRKYLTCDDSTSAIFSASEEVFGWFVKELFNIDPLGDGTYLIKTWNGKYAYIDERKGNVLKFKDTFENLPEEKFIIEKIEKGIEKSCEIAQNSDLVILCVGNNPMVNGREDEDRIDIVLPEHQENLVKEVFRVNPNVVLLIISSYPYAISWEKDHIPAILWSSHGGQEMGNAIADILLGNFSPAGRLSMTWYKSIHDIPPITDYDIIRGKRTYMYFDKESLFPFGHGLTYTEFTYKNLVLNSKNFKLNEEIKISFEIENTGDMDSDEVPQVYVRALNSKVKRPNIQLKGFTRVFIPKGEKRKIEITIPVSDLFIWDVRQKRYLVEKGEYEILIGASSKDIKLRDKIYVEGEEIKNRDPFNKTKAFNFDDCYNVSFNTKGNFKETYVIFNDNNSYILFRDLEFYSRPKRLVMEISSNYSKIILNFSKIDKEFSFETLDTNNEWREIVYLLDENIEGVHDLYIRGEKGLKINWFRFE is encoded by the coding sequence ATGAACATTGAAGGAAAAGTAAAAGAGCTTGTATCTCGCTTAACCCTTGAAGAAAAGATAAAACTTCTTCCCACGAGACAAGCAGAAATTCCAAGACTTAACATTCACGAATTTTATATTGGAGGAGAGGCAGCTCACGGGGTTGCTTGGCTTGGAAAAGCCACAGTTTTTCCTCAGCCTATTGGACTTTCCTCCTCCTTTGATAGAGATCTTATGAGAAAGATAGGAGAGGTCGTATCTCAAGAAGCAAGGGCCTATTATTACATGAGGGGTAAAATCGGAGGACTTATGCTTTGGGCTCCAACAGTAGACATGGGGAGAGATCCTCGTTGGGGAAGAACAGAGGAATGCTATGGAGAGGATCCTTTTCTTGCCTCAGAGATGGCAGGTGCATATATACAAAGTATGCAAGGAGAGGACCCCGTATATCTTAAAACTGCTATGACTCCAAAACACTTTTTTGCCAATAACAATGAAAAGGATAGAGATAAATTCTCAGCCAATATAGATCCGAGAAATATGTATGAGTACTATCTTGAGGTATTTAGAAGGGTTATTGAAAAATACAAAGCCCAATGCATCATGACAGCATACAATGCGGTAAATGGAATCCCCTGTATTATAAATCCTATAGTAAAAGAGGTGGTAAAAGAAAAATTTGGCCTTGAAGGATGCGTAGTTACCGATGCGGCAGACTTTAGCCAAACAGTTACCTCTCATAAAACCTTTGAGAATCACTATGAAACCCTTGCCTATGCCTTAAAAGCTGGAATTGACGCCTTCACCGATGATCCTAATCTGGTAATAGAATCTGCATGGCAAGCCTTAGAAAAAGGATTAATAACTGAGGAAGATATAGATAAAGCCATATCAAACTCTCTCAAAGTAAGATTTAGATTAGGAGAGTTTGATGAGGAGATAAGTAAGAAATTCTATGTTCCTCCTACAAAGATATGTGATAAGGAACATTCTCAACTTTCCTATCTGGCGGAATTAAAATCTGTGGTACTTCTTAAAAACGAAAACAAATTTTTACCCATCAAAAAAGATAAAATAAATAAAATTGCTGTAATTGGACCTCTTGCCCACAAAAACTATAATGATTGGTATAGTGGAACTTATCCATATAAGGTATCCATATTACAAGGAATTATAAATAGACTCTATGACAAAGAAATTCTATACCATGACTCCTACGATACTGTGGCAATAAAATCGGCTAAAAGCAATAGATATCTAAGAGTTATAGAATCAGAGATAAGCCCTATTTGGGCAATAAGCGATAAAATAACCGAAAGAGAAAGTTTTAAATACATAGATTGGGGATGGGGAAAGAAAAGCCTTCAAGGATTAGCAAATAGGAAATACTTAACCTGTGATGATAGCACTTCAGCCATATTTTCTGCATCAGAAGAAGTATTTGGATGGTTTGTAAAGGAACTTTTTAACATTGATCCTCTTGGAGATGGAACTTACCTCATTAAAACCTGGAATGGAAAATATGCCTATATAGATGAGAGAAAAGGAAATGTACTAAAGTTTAAAGATACCTTTGAAAATCTGCCCGAAGAAAAATTCATTATTGAGAAGATAGAAAAAGGTATAGAGAAATCTTGTGAGATTGCTCAAAATTCAGATCTGGTAATTTTATGCGTGGGCAATAATCCCATGGTAAATGGAAGAGAAGATGAAGATAGAATTGACATAGTCCTTCCTGAACATCAGGAAAATTTAGTAAAAGAAGTATTCAGGGTAAATCCCAATGTAGTATTACTTATAATAAGTAGTTATCCTTATGCCATTTCTTGGGAAAAGGATCATATTCCTGCCATTCTCTGGTCTTCCCATGGAGGGCAAGAAATGGGAAATGCCATAGCGGATATTCTCTTGGGAAACTTCTCCCCTGCAGGAAGACTAAGTATGACCTGGTATAAATCTATTCATGACATTCCACCTATTACTGACTATGATATTATCAGGGGTAAGAGAACTTATATGTATTTCGACAAAGAGTCTCTCTTCCCCTTTGGACATGGTTTAACTTATACAGAGTTTACATACAAAAATCTAGTTTTAAACTCAAAAAACTTTAAATTAAACGAGGAGATAAAAATCAGTTTTGAAATTGAGAATACTGGCGATATGGACTCCGATGAAGTACCACAAGTATATGTGAGAGCCCTAAATTCAAAAGTCAAAAGACCTAATATACAACTTAAAGGATTTACAAGAGTCTTTATTCCAAAAGGAGAAAAAAGAAAAATTGAGATAACTATTCCTGTATCAGATCTTTTCATATGGGACGTAAGGCAAAAAAGATATCTTGTAGAAAAAGGAGAATATGAAATTCTTATTGGAGCATCATCTAAGGATATTAAATTAAGGGATAAAATTTATGTGGAAGGAGAAGAGATTAAAAATAGAGACCCTTTTAATAAAACAAAAGCCTTTAATTTTGACGATTGTTATAATGTATCTTTTAATACAAAGGGAAATTTCAAAGAAACTTATGTGATCTTTAATGATAACAACTCTTATATTCTCTTCAGAGATCTGGAGTTTTACAGTAGGCCTAAAAGGCTTGTCATGGAAATTTCTTCAAACTATTCCAAAATAATTTTAAATTTTAGCAAAATAGATAAAGAATTTTCTTTTGAAACTTTGGATACTAATAATGAATGGAGAGAAATCG
- a CDS encoding iron-containing alcohol dehydrogenase: MKENLNFPYFMPTKIWFGPGSLEKLREEKLPGKKALIVISAGGSMKKLGYLDRLIDILKSRRVEYVVFDKILPNPIKKHVMEGAQIAREEECDFVIGLGGGSSIDSAKSIALMVKNDGDYWDYIVGGTGKGKKPEKGALPIVAITTTAGTGTEADPWTVITNEETNEKIGYGNEYTFPTLSIVDPELMLSVPPHLTAYQGFDAFFHAVEGYIANIANPVSDLYALKSVELIAKYLPICVKNGNDLIARTYVALANTLSGFVESTSSCTSEHSMEHALSAFHPELPHGAGLIMLSEAYHTFFASKIPDRYIQLAKVMGLDVDSLPEEEKPYAFIKALKKLQEECGVANLRMSDYGIKEDEIEKLAQNAIETMGGLFEMDRYKLSFDEVVEILRKAYK, encoded by the coding sequence ATGAAGGAAAATTTGAATTTTCCATATTTTATGCCAACTAAAATATGGTTTGGACCTGGAAGCTTAGAAAAGTTAAGGGAAGAGAAACTTCCTGGAAAAAAAGCACTTATAGTTATCTCTGCTGGAGGTTCAATGAAAAAACTTGGTTATCTTGATAGGCTTATAGATATCTTAAAAAGTAGAAGGGTTGAATATGTTGTTTTTGACAAAATTCTTCCTAATCCTATTAAGAAGCATGTAATGGAGGGAGCCCAGATTGCAAGAGAAGAAGAGTGTGACTTTGTTATTGGGCTTGGTGGAGGAAGCAGTATTGATTCAGCAAAAAGTATCGCATTAATGGTAAAAAATGATGGAGATTATTGGGATTATATTGTAGGAGGCACAGGAAAAGGTAAAAAACCTGAGAAAGGTGCGCTACCAATTGTAGCTATAACTACCACAGCAGGGACAGGAACGGAAGCAGATCCTTGGACTGTAATAACCAATGAGGAAACTAATGAAAAGATTGGATATGGAAATGAGTATACTTTTCCCACTTTATCCATTGTAGATCCAGAACTTATGTTAAGTGTTCCTCCTCATCTTACTGCCTATCAAGGATTTGATGCCTTTTTCCATGCAGTAGAGGGATATATTGCAAATATTGCTAATCCTGTAAGTGATCTTTATGCTTTAAAAAGTGTAGAGTTAATTGCTAAATATTTGCCAATTTGTGTTAAAAATGGTAATGATCTTATTGCGAGAACTTATGTGGCTCTTGCCAATACTCTTTCAGGATTTGTTGAGAGTACATCAAGCTGTACTTCGGAACATTCCATGGAGCATGCTCTTTCTGCTTTTCATCCAGAACTTCCCCATGGAGCTGGTTTGATTATGCTTTCTGAGGCTTACCATACATTTTTTGCTTCTAAGATTCCTGATAGATATATTCAACTTGCTAAAGTAATGGGATTAGACGTAGATTCTCTCCCTGAAGAAGAAAAACCTTATGCTTTTATTAAAGCATTGAAGAAGCTACAAGAAGAGTGTGGAGTAGCAAATTTAAGGATGTCTGATTATGGTATAAAAGAAGATGAGATTGAAAAATTAGCTCAAAATGCTATAGAGACTATGGGAGGACTTTTTGAAATGGATAGATATAAACTAAGTTTTGATGAGGTAGTGGAAATATTGAGAAAAGCATATAAGTAA
- a CDS encoding prepilin-type N-terminal cleavage/methylation domain-containing protein, with protein sequence MGRRGFSLLELLVVIGILTILIAIAIPLYFETINQAKRNAHLYNMRLVKEALEMYYLKNKQYPIDAWSFSTYVLYNPQYFPEPLICPYNNQPYKVIQWQPYYTNWDDIWDWIELSNNYHQIYYKSENPTYSYAFTYYSR encoded by the coding sequence ATGGGTAGAAGGGGTTTTTCATTATTAGAGCTTTTAGTAGTTATAGGCATATTAACCATATTAATAGCCATTGCTATACCTCTATATTTTGAAACTATAAATCAAGCCAAAAGAAATGCTCACCTCTATAATATGAGACTTGTAAAAGAAGCTTTAGAGATGTACTACTTAAAAAACAAACAATATCCCATTGATGCTTGGTCTTTTTCTACTTATGTATTATATAATCCTCAGTATTTTCCAGAACCTCTAATATGCCCCTATAACAATCAACCCTACAAAGTTATACAGTGGCAACCTTATTACACCAACTGGGACGATATCTGGGATTGGATTGAATTAAGCAATAATTATCACCAAATTTATTACAAATCAGAAAACCCAACTTATAGTTACGCTTTCACTTATTACTCAAGATAA
- a CDS encoding C40 family peptidase: protein MKIKFLIMLFCLSLIWGSGCSISYYTREITPEEGQKAVEYAISQVGKPYVLGAQSPDIGFDCSGLVVWGYQQVCPNLLFKNQGKIYNDATVEALFSENTIPIPLEQARAGDIVFVRNKDGIVCHCGLFIEPTIEGHFKVVHASGGLGYVVIEEWALGEEVRGYIVHSIGRLYETFKE from the coding sequence ATGAAAATAAAGTTCCTGATTATGTTATTTTGTCTTAGCTTAATTTGGGGTTCAGGATGTAGCATTTCATATTACACAAGGGAAATTACGCCTGAAGAAGGGCAAAAAGCAGTAGAGTATGCAATAAGTCAAGTTGGGAAACCTTATGTTTTAGGAGCTCAAAGTCCTGACATAGGATTTGATTGTTCAGGGTTAGTTGTATGGGGCTACCAGCAAGTATGTCCTAATCTTTTATTCAAAAATCAAGGAAAAATTTATAACGATGCAACTGTAGAAGCGCTCTTTTCAGAAAACACAATTCCTATCCCCCTCGAACAAGCAAGAGCAGGCGACATTGTTTTTGTAAGAAATAAAGATGGGATAGTATGTCATTGTGGGCTATTTATTGAACCAACTATAGAGGGACATTTCAAAGTAGTGCATGCATCTGGAGGACTGGGATATGTAGTTATTGAGGAATGGGCTTTAGGGGAAGAAGTAAGAGGTTATATAGTTCATTCTATTGGTAGACTGTATGAAACTTTTAAGGAATAA
- a CDS encoding glycosyltransferase, with amino-acid sequence MRIILFLIFWLIGWVYYKSLRFLKKEGEISGEYKVSVIIPARNEEKNLDKLLYLLQKQTYKPYEVIVVNDNSEDNTEEVAKRYGVKVVSLYEDPPEGWVGKNWAIWNGYLESRGEILLFLDADVEPREEFIEVMLSNYEKYGGLISCWPYQRFEKFYEHLNLGFNLVSVFSMTLFGKKEGAFGPSMMISREYYEKVGGHKEVRDKVVEDLHFGNLCIKKGVPVNNFLGGEYIKFRMYPKGLKDLIQGFTKNIAKGAFSISLLNFLLVFLYITGVYGSIFYFRSTVLNFLYALYATQLFAIQRRLGDYKWYDAFFYPLHFLFFFSIFLYSIIRIFFVKAVIWKGRKIRVG; translated from the coding sequence ATGAGAATTATTTTATTTTTAATCTTTTGGCTAATAGGGTGGGTATACTACAAGAGTCTGAGATTTCTCAAGAAAGAAGGGGAAATTTCAGGGGAATATAAAGTTTCGGTGATAATACCAGCGAGGAATGAAGAGAAGAATTTAGATAAGCTTCTATATTTACTACAAAAGCAAACCTATAAACCCTATGAAGTGATAGTAGTGAATGACAATTCCGAAGATAATACGGAAGAAGTAGCAAAAAGGTACGGAGTGAAAGTAGTGTCTTTATATGAAGATCCACCAGAAGGTTGGGTAGGGAAGAACTGGGCAATATGGAATGGATATCTGGAGTCAAGGGGAGAGATTTTATTATTTTTAGATGCAGATGTAGAGCCGAGGGAAGAATTTATAGAGGTAATGTTGAGTAATTATGAGAAATACGGTGGGTTAATTTCCTGTTGGCCATATCAGAGATTTGAAAAATTTTATGAGCATTTGAACTTGGGTTTTAATTTGGTTTCTGTGTTTTCTATGACTCTTTTTGGGAAGAAAGAGGGAGCCTTTGGTCCCTCTATGATGATTTCAAGGGAGTATTATGAGAAGGTAGGGGGACATAAGGAAGTTAGGGACAAAGTGGTGGAAGATCTTCATTTTGGGAACCTTTGTATAAAGAAAGGGGTTCCAGTAAACAATTTTTTAGGTGGGGAATATATAAAATTTAGAATGTATCCTAAAGGATTAAAAGATCTTATTCAAGGGTTTACTAAGAACATTGCAAAGGGTGCATTTTCTATTAGTCTATTAAATTTTTTACTAGTTTTTCTATATATAACAGGGGTTTATGGAAGTATTTTTTATTTTAGGAGTACAGTTTTAAATTTTTTATATGCTCTTTATGCTACTCAACTTTTTGCAATACAAAGAAGACTTGGAGATTATAAATGGTATGATGCTTTCTTTTATCCTTTGCATTTTTTATTTTTCTTTTCCATTTTTTTATATTCCATTATTAGAATATTTTTTGTAAAAGCGGTAATATGGAAGGGGAGGAAAATTCGTGTGGGTTAA
- a CDS encoding glycerol-3-phosphate acyltransferase — translation MWDKILIILLQFLSGSVMYSYFIAKLLNIDLRKVRDGNPGAYNLWISTNWKIGLIGALLDYLKGIYPLLWFVRYKDIKDKWLITISALAGIFGHVFSPFMEGKGGKGVAVSFGAWTVVTGLEGPLFLGLSMFIFNLAKMRGATPEEDALKVFYGFLCLVPYVIYKVFTGHLYILILYLGNFGIIAYSHRNELLKVFANA, via the coding sequence ATGTGGGATAAAATTCTAATTATCCTTCTCCAATTTCTCTCAGGTTCAGTTATGTACTCTTATTTTATTGCAAAACTTTTGAATATAGATTTAAGAAAGGTGAGGGATGGAAATCCAGGAGCCTATAATTTATGGATTTCTACTAACTGGAAGATAGGTTTGATTGGGGCACTTCTTGATTATTTGAAAGGTATTTATCCCCTTCTTTGGTTTGTAAGGTATAAAGATATAAAAGATAAATGGCTTATTACTATTTCTGCCCTTGCTGGAATATTCGGACATGTGTTTTCTCCTTTTATGGAGGGAAAAGGAGGAAAAGGAGTTGCGGTTTCCTTTGGAGCCTGGACGGTAGTTACAGGGCTTGAAGGACCTTTATTTTTAGGTCTCTCCATGTTTATATTCAACCTTGCTAAAATGCGAGGTGCAACGCCAGAGGAGGATGCCTTAAAGGTCTTTTATGGATTTTTGTGTTTAGTGCCTTACGTGATTTATAAAGTTTTTACTGGACACCTCTATATACTTATTCTTTATCTTGGAAATTTTGGAATAATAGCATATTCTCATAGGAATGAGCTTTTAAAGGTTTTTGCAAATGCATAA
- the rfbD gene encoding dTDP-4-dehydrorhamnose reductase, which produces MKVLITGAGGFLGQYFVKEFQDHDVIPLTHKDINIEDKNTIEKIIELKPDLVIHPAAIRSPDICERDPDLAWKVNALGTKHIAIACSILDIPLIYISTDYVFSGDKNSPYTEFDTPNPINVYGRTKLQGELFVKEFCEKYFIIRTSYVFGEYGNNAFTQIYRSLKEGKEIYLSNYHFASCTYAGDLVRKVKELSFTKLYGTYHIVNKGIITRYDFAWKVAEIFNLPKDKIIKLTSENFNQPAPRPLYSVLRNYVLELYHMDDMEHYEEILKKISFLCF; this is translated from the coding sequence ATGAAAGTATTAATTACAGGTGCAGGAGGTTTTTTAGGACAATATTTTGTAAAGGAATTTCAAGATCATGATGTGATCCCTTTGACCCATAAAGATATAAACATAGAAGATAAAAATACCATAGAAAAAATAATAGAACTTAAGCCTGATTTAGTGATTCACCCTGCAGCTATAAGATCTCCTGACATATGTGAGAGGGATCCAGATTTAGCTTGGAAAGTAAATGCACTGGGTACAAAGCATATTGCTATAGCTTGCTCTATTCTTGATATACCCTTAATTTACATAAGTACCGATTATGTATTTTCAGGAGATAAGAACTCGCCATATACAGAATTTGATACTCCTAATCCTATAAACGTTTATGGAAGAACAAAACTACAAGGAGAACTTTTTGTAAAAGAATTTTGTGAAAAATATTTTATTATAAGGACTTCTTACGTATTTGGAGAATATGGAAACAATGCTTTTACTCAAATCTATCGGAGCTTAAAAGAAGGGAAAGAGATTTATTTATCAAACTACCATTTTGCCTCCTGCACCTATGCTGGCGATTTAGTAAGAAAGGTAAAAGAACTCTCTTTTACAAAATTATATGGCACATATCACATTGTAAATAAGGGAATTATCACAAGGTATGATTTCGCCTGGAAAGTAGCCGAAATTTTTAACTTACCTAAAGATAAGATAATCAAGCTCACCTCTGAAAACTTTAACCAACCAGCTCCAAGACCTCTTTATTCTGTTTTAAGGAACTATGTTTTAGAGCTTTACCATATGGATGATATGGAGCATTATGAAGAGATTTTGAAAAAGATCAGTTTTCTATGCTTTTAA
- a CDS encoding ARPP-1 family domain-containing protein: protein MKIDKIFSSLEIMDPQTFDNITIFPLKLEIDNMPYFINLDSALKTGKFLIKEVNAFGEVPVLKVINTLSEQVLILDGEELKGGKQNRVVNTSILVKKNSELTIPVSCTEAHRWDYTSEGFKDSDVIIPMEIRKEKNETVLQNLISKGEFRSDQVSIWNMIDLYKRAYNVDSATSAMRDIYEKEKDNLENKIRNFTYTEGQNGILVYINGGFEGMDIIPLVSAYKNLHEKLIRSCIFRYPYKKYYEVKEVNKRIFEEISKIEPLKFKWVGLGWDLLKENK from the coding sequence ATGAAGATAGATAAAATTTTTTCAAGTCTGGAAATTATGGATCCTCAAACTTTTGATAACATAACCATTTTTCCATTGAAGCTTGAAATTGATAATATGCCTTATTTTATCAATTTAGATTCTGCATTGAAAACAGGGAAATTTCTTATAAAAGAAGTGAATGCTTTTGGAGAGGTACCAGTTTTGAAAGTGATAAACACTCTTTCAGAGCAGGTTTTAATTTTAGATGGAGAAGAGCTTAAAGGCGGAAAACAGAATAGAGTAGTAAATACCTCTATTCTTGTTAAGAAAAATAGCGAACTTACCATTCCAGTAAGTTGTACAGAAGCTCATAGGTGGGATTATACTTCTGAAGGTTTTAAAGATTCTGATGTAATAATTCCTATGGAAATTAGAAAAGAAAAGAATGAAACGGTACTCCAAAATTTAATCTCAAAGGGAGAATTTAGGTCAGATCAAGTTTCAATTTGGAATATGATTGATCTATATAAAAGGGCTTATAATGTGGACTCAGCAACTTCAGCTATGAGAGATATTTACGAAAAAGAAAAAGATAATTTGGAAAATAAGATCAGAAATTTTACATACACTGAGGGACAAAATGGTATTCTCGTATATATTAATGGAGGATTTGAAGGGATGGATATTATTCCCCTTGTTTCTGCTTATAAAAATCTCCATGAAAAACTGATAAGAAGTTGTATTTTTAGATATCCCTATAAAAAATATTACGAGGTTAAGGAGGTAAATAAAAGGATATTTGAAGAAATAAGTAAAATTGAGCCTTTAAAATTTAAATGGGTAGGACTTGGATGGGATCTTCTTAAGGAGAATAAATAG
- a CDS encoding flavodoxin family protein translates to MAKVLILYDSATGNTKKMAEEVAKGVQEVEGVEVVIKHVDDAIPEDLLNFDGIIVGSPAYCGTLTWKLKKFFDESVSVAWGKVKGKIGAAFSSSGGLGGGNEATLYSILTVLMNYGYLVFGLPDYSAPGVTAHYGAVSVGYPKEAEQKACRMLGRQMAEYVKKFCKGE, encoded by the coding sequence ATGGCAAAGGTGCTAATTTTATACGACAGTGCAACAGGGAATACAAAAAAGATGGCAGAAGAGGTAGCAAAAGGTGTACAAGAAGTAGAAGGGGTAGAGGTGGTAATAAAACATGTAGATGATGCTATTCCTGAAGATCTTTTAAACTTTGATGGCATTATTGTAGGATCTCCTGCATATTGTGGTACCCTTACTTGGAAACTGAAAAAGTTTTTTGACGAGAGTGTTAGTGTTGCCTGGGGTAAGGTAAAGGGAAAAATTGGGGCTGCTTTTTCATCTTCAGGAGGCCTAGGAGGTGGAAATGAAGCCACTTTATATTCTATATTAACCGTCCTTATGAATTATGGTTATTTAGTTTTTGGACTTCCTGATTATTCTGCACCAGGAGTTACTGCCCATTATGGGGCAGTCTCTGTGGGATATCCCAAGGAGGCAGAACAAAAAGCATGTAGAATGCTTGGAAGACAAATGGCAGAATATGTTAAAAAATTCTGTAAAGGAGAATAA
- a CDS encoding glycosyltransferase, with product MYFLSWLIGWVYYKSLRFLKKEGEISGEYKVSVIIPARNEEKNLDKLLYLLQKQTYKPYEVIVVNDNSEDNTEEVAKRYGVKVVSLYEDPPEGWVGKNWAIWNGYLESRGEILLFLDADVEPREEFIEVMLSNYEKYGGLISCWPYQRFEKFYEHLNFIFNIGAVITMCAIKKEGAFGPSMMISREYYEKVGGHKEVRDKVVEDLHFGNLCIKKGVPVNNFLGGEYIKFRMYPKGLRDLIEGFSKNSSQGVVSLSFTKFLYLLMWFYGVFGSFAFENLINLCYLLFSFQLYIISRRLGDYSIIDSIIYPIHFMFFITVLLYSTFKTFLFKSVSWKGRKINVG from the coding sequence TTGTATTTTTTATCCTGGCTAATAGGGTGGGTATACTACAAGAGTCTGAGATTTCTCAAGAAAGAAGGGGAAATTTCAGGGGAATATAAAGTTTCGGTGATAATACCAGCGAGGAATGAAGAGAAGAATTTAGATAAGCTTCTATATTTACTACAAAAGCAAACCTATAAACCCTATGAAGTGATAGTAGTGAATGACAATTCCGAAGATAATACGGAAGAAGTAGCAAAAAGGTACGGAGTGAAAGTAGTGTCTTTATATGAAGATCCACCAGAAGGTTGGGTAGGGAAGAACTGGGCAATATGGAATGGATATCTGGAGTCAAGGGGAGAGATTTTATTATTTTTAGATGCAGATGTAGAGCCGAGGGAAGAATTTATAGAGGTAATGTTGAGTAATTATGAGAAATACGGTGGGTTAATTTCCTGTTGGCCATATCAGAGATTTGAAAAATTTTATGAGCATTTGAACTTTATTTTTAACATTGGCGCTGTTATTACTATGTGTGCCATTAAAAAAGAGGGAGCCTTTGGTCCCTCTATGATGATTTCAAGGGAGTATTATGAGAAGGTAGGGGGACATAAGGAAGTTAGGGACAAAGTGGTGGAAGATCTTCATTTTGGGAACCTTTGCATAAAGAAAGGGGTTCCAGTAAACAATTTTTTAGGCGGGGAATATATAAAATTCAGAATGTATCCTAAGGGGTTGAGAGATCTTATTGAAGGTTTTTCCAAAAATTCTTCTCAGGGAGTAGTCTCTTTAAGTTTTACCAAGTTTTTATATCTTTTGATGTGGTTTTATGGAGTTTTTGGAAGTTTTGCTTTTGAAAATCTCATAAATCTTTGCTATCTTTTATTCTCTTTTCAGCTATATATAATCTCTCGTAGATTAGGAGATTACAGTATTATAGATTCTATAATATATCCTATTCATTTTATGTTTTTTATAACAGTTTTGTTATATTCTACTTTTAAGACTTTTCTATTTAAATCAGTATCGTGGAAGGGGAGAAAAATAAATGTGGGATAA